A single Buchnera aphidicola (Hyperomyzus lactucae) DNA region contains:
- a CDS encoding FAD-binding oxidoreductase encodes MNPWINADVLEVKRWTNNLFSLILNASIAPFYAGQYTKLSLYDTNTLNKNKIQRAYSYVSAPSDKKIEIYIVRIINGKLSNLLYNLQNGDTVFIKEKSFGFFIIDEIPDCETLWMFATGTAIGPYCSILKEGKNLNRFKNIVLIHAVRYQNELTYLPLMKELDKKYHGKLKIQTVISREKNKYSLTGRIPYLLKSKILETHIGLSINSKTSHVMLCGNPLMVKDTCCFLIENRNMQKHLRRKQGNITMENYW; translated from the coding sequence ATGAATCCATGGATTAATGCAGATGTTTTAGAAGTAAAAAGATGGACTAATAACTTATTCAGTCTTATTTTAAATGCTTCAATAGCACCATTTTATGCCGGACAATATACTAAATTATCTTTGTATGATACTAACACTTTAAACAAAAATAAAATTCAAAGAGCGTATTCATATGTGAGTGCACCTAGTGACAAAAAAATAGAAATTTATATTGTTCGTATAATAAATGGAAAATTAAGTAATTTATTATATAATCTTCAAAATGGAGACACAGTATTTATTAAAGAAAAATCATTTGGTTTTTTTATTATAGACGAAATACCAGATTGCGAAACTTTATGGATGTTTGCTACAGGTACAGCTATAGGTCCTTACTGTTCTATTTTAAAAGAAGGAAAAAACCTTAATAGATTCAAAAACATTGTTTTAATACATGCAGTTAGATATCAAAATGAATTAACTTATCTTCCTCTTATGAAAGAACTCGATAAAAAATATCATGGGAAATTAAAAATTCAAACAGTCATCAGTAGAGAAAAAAATAAATATTCTTTAACTGGTAGAATTCCTTATTTATTAAAAAGTAAAATATTAGAAACACATATTGGTTTATCAATTAATTCTAAAACTTCGCATGTGATGTTATGTGGAAATCCTTTAATGGTAAAGGATACGTGTTGTTTTCTAATAGAAAATAGAAATATGCAAAAACACTTGCGTCGCAAACAGGGAAATATTACCATGGAAAATTACTGGTAA
- the epmA gene encoding elongation factor P--(R)-beta-lysine ligase yields MTKENWKPSASIKNLIKRSNIISNIRLFFLERNILEVETPMLSRSTVTDVNLTPFQTNFFSWNTCDKLQLWLITSPEYHMKRLLAAESGPIYQICHSFRNEESGQYHNPEFTMLEWYQPFYSMEKLIGEIDSFFQIILKCKRSEKISYRDVFIKFLKIDPLCTNASELYKISKKLKLDHLTDCENDLNKLIQLLFTLTIEPYLGQEVPLFVYHFPIKQASLAAINAKDSRISERFEIFFKGIELGNGFYELTDVNEQKNRFIRDNKERVDMNLPIRKIDDFFLNALSYGLPPCSGVAIGLDRLIMLILNKKSIDEVMSFPLDRC; encoded by the coding sequence ATGACAAAAGAAAATTGGAAACCTAGTGCTTCTATTAAAAATTTAATTAAAAGATCAAATATTATTTCTAATATTCGTCTATTTTTTTTAGAAAGAAATATTCTAGAAGTAGAAACACCAATGTTATCTCGTTCGACAGTTACTGACGTAAATTTAACACCTTTCCAAACTAATTTTTTTTCTTGGAATACATGTGATAAGTTACAATTATGGTTGATCACTAGTCCAGAATATCACATGAAACGTTTATTAGCAGCAGAAAGTGGGCCTATATATCAAATATGTCATAGTTTTCGAAATGAAGAATCAGGTCAATACCATAATCCAGAATTTACTATGTTAGAATGGTATCAACCTTTTTATTCAATGGAAAAATTAATCGGAGAAATAGATAGTTTTTTTCAAATTATATTGAAATGTAAAAGGTCAGAAAAAATCTCTTATCGAGATGTATTTATAAAATTTTTAAAAATAGATCCTTTATGTACTAATGCATCAGAATTATATAAAATATCTAAAAAATTGAAATTAGATCATTTAACTGATTGTGAAAATGATTTAAATAAATTAATACAATTATTATTTACATTAACAATAGAACCTTATCTTGGACAAGAAGTACCTTTATTTGTTTATCATTTCCCTATAAAACAAGCATCTCTTGCTGCTATTAATGCAAAAGATTCTCGTATATCAGAAAGATTTGAAATTTTTTTTAAAGGGATAGAATTAGGGAATGGTTTTTATGAACTCACTGATGTTAATGAACAAAAAAATCGGTTTATTAGAGATAATAAAGAACGTGTTGATATGAACCTTCCAATTCGAAAAATAGATGATTTTTTTTTAAATGCTTTATCTTATGGTCTTCCTCCTTGTTCAGGGGTTGCAATAGGTTTGGATAGATTAATTATGTTGATTCTAAATAAAAAAAGTATTGATGAAGTTATGTCGTTTCCATTAGATCGCTGTTAA
- the coaD gene encoding pantetheine-phosphate adenylyltransferase: MNTTAIYPGTFDPITFGHLDIITRATKIFDSITIAISNNFKKKPIFNLKERIELTRIATLHLKNVKKILGFNDLLANLAKKEKSHVLIRGVRTIFDFDYEIKLAAINKQIYPELESVFLLSSKEVSFISSSFVKEIARYKGNIKPYLPKEVHFALLKKLNFYKK; the protein is encoded by the coding sequence ATGAACACAACTGCAATATATCCAGGTACATTTGATCCAATTACATTTGGACATTTAGATATTATAACACGTGCAACAAAAATATTTGACAGTATAACTATTGCAATCTCCAACAATTTTAAAAAAAAACCTATTTTTAACTTAAAAGAACGAATAGAGTTAACTCGAATTGCTACTCTACATCTTAAAAATGTGAAAAAAATTCTCGGATTTAACGATTTACTTGCTAATTTAGCAAAAAAAGAGAAATCTCACGTGTTAATTAGAGGAGTACGAACAATATTTGATTTTGATTATGAAATAAAATTAGCTGCTATAAATAAACAAATTTATCCAGAATTAGAGAGTGTTTTTTTGCTTTCTTCAAAAGAAGTTTCTTTTATCTCTTCATCTTTTGTCAAAGAAATAGCAAGATATAAAGGTAATATAAAACCTTATCTTCCGAAAGAGGTTCATTTTGCTTTATTAAAAAAACTTAATTTTTATAAAAAATAG